The Bradyrhizobium sp. CCGB01 genome segment GCGTCGCAATTATTTGGCATGGAGAAAGGTTGCTCTTGCTTCGCTTGTCGGGAATCTCGCCGATCCAATGACGAATTTACTCGGACTTGGCTTTGGCCTCGGATTAATCGTTGGTCGTGTGAACGGGACTTCTTATGTCGATTTTCTCGTGGGCGGCATGGTCGCGACCAGCGCGATGACCTCCGCGAGCTTCGAAATGCTTTACGCGACATTCGCCCGCATGCACACCCAACGGACTTGGGAGGCAATGCTGTGCACACAGCTTACGCTTGGCGATATCCTGCTCGGTGAAGTGGCATGGGCAGCCAGCAAGGCCCTGCTGGCCGGCACAGGCATTACTATCGTTGCTGCCGGACTTGGCTATGCCGCATGGCCATCCATGCTCTACGCGCTACCGGCAATCGTTCTTACTGGGGTCGTCTTCGCCAGCTTGGCAATGGTCGTCATATCGATGGCGCCAAGCTACGACTACTTCGTATTCTATCAGACGCTGGTCGTTACACCCATGATCTTCCTCTGCGGCGCTGTGGTTCCGACGACTCAGTTGCCCGCCGCGTTTCAACTCGTGGCGAGCCTGTTGCCGTTGCAGCATTCGATTGAGCTCATTCGCCCGGCGATGCTTGGTCGGCCAGCGGACGGCGTTGGCATGCATATTGTTGCACTCTGCATCTATGCGGTCGTGCCGTTCTTGTCCTCGGTTGCACTGCTTCTTCGGCGTCTCATGCGCTGAGAGACTGTGGCGGCAAATATGATGAACGTAGAGTCGTTGGTGTGAACGGTAATCTCGCACGGTTTCTTGGATCGGTAATGCCGGCCCGATGCATGAAGCGGCGAGCGACCGCGCGCCATGCCCCAATAGAATGCCTACAGTGAATGGAGAGTAACATGCTGTGTCTCGGAGTGAGCGGTGGACTAGACAAGGTTTATGAATGTCGACCCGAGCTTCCAAGCACATTTCTTCACGACGGCGCTGCTGTGCTCGTACGGGATGGACGTGTGATTGCGGCCGTCGAAGAAGAACGCCTCAATAGGATTAAGCATTCTAACAAGTTCCCAAGCCAGTCGATCCAATATTGCCTCGATGCTGCAGGTGTTCGACTGAGCGACGTGGATCGCATCGCTTTCTATGCGACCGAAGCTTACTGCAATGCCATGCTCGAGCGGCTGTTTGTTTTGCAGCCCTCAGACTCTATTCCAATGGATGCCCGGCTTTTGCTGCGGGGCATGCTGGCGCAGGAGTTCAGCACCGAAGTGGATCCCTCTCGCGTCTCGTTCGTCAGTCATCACCAAGCGCATGCGGTAAGTGCATTCGCGATGTCCGGATTTGAGCGGGGTCTGATCCTTGCGATCGATGGCGGGGGTGAGTTTCTCTCTGGCCTCGTTGCGATCGGGTCTGGAACCGAAGTTAATCAACTCGAGAGCTTCCCGGAGAGTAACTCTTTGGGTTTGTTCTACCTAGAGACGATCCGATATCTGGGCTACGGCTTGTTCGATGAGTACAAGGTCATGGGCCTTGCCCCTTATGGTGATCCCGCTCCTTATCGCAAGCTGTTTGAGCAGTTCTACGAACTCTCCGAGAACGGGCGATACAGGCTGTACCTCGATCGCATCGGTCCTGCATTGGTCCGCGCTATTCAGGTCCGGCGAAGAGGAATGCCATTTACTCAGCAGCATCGAGATGTCAGTGCGTCCTTGCAGGAAGCACTTGAACGAATCGTATTTCACATATTGCGGCATTATCGCGAAGACACCGGCCTGAAGCGGCTTTGCTTGTCTGGTGGAGTGGCCCACAACTGCACCATGAACGGTAAGCTGCTGTATTCAGAGCTCTTCGAGGAGATCTTCGTGCAGCCTGCAGCGCATGACGCTGGCTGCGCCCTAGGCGCTGCACTGATGGCATCCCAAGAGGTCGGTCAGCCCGCGCCACGCGAGCGGCTTCAGGAGGTCTATTGGGGCCCCGGTCTCGGGCCCGACCGGGCCGTGGAGGGGGAACTGAATGCATGGGCTGGGCACCTCGTCATTGAACGCAGCGATGACGTGGCAGGCAGAGCGGCCGATTGGATGGCAAACGGCGCCGTGATCGGATGGGTGCAGGGTCGATCGGAGTTCGGACCACGTGCGCTTGGCAACCGCAGTATCCTAGCGGACCCCCGACCTGCAGCGAACAAGGATCGCATAAACGCGATAGTCAAGAAGCGCGAAGGCTATCGACCGTTCGCGCCCTCTGTATTGGAGGAAGATGCATCCGAATATTTCGAGCTCCCAGCCAGGACAAGAGAAATCCCATTCATGAATTTCGTAGTTCGCGTGCGCGAGGCCAAGCGCGGCTTGCTGGGCGCCATTACACATGTCGATGGCACCGCGCGGCTGCAGACTGTGTCCCGCAGATCAAATCCAACCTACTGGGGTCTTATCGATGAGTTCAAGAAACGAACCGGCATTCCAGTTCTGTTGAATACCTCGTTTAACAATAATGCCGAACCGATCGTAGCTTCCGTTGCAGACGCTATTGCGACATTTTTGACGACCAAGCTCGATGCTCTCGTAGTCGGGCCGTTTCTGGTGAAAAAGCGGACTGCAACACTTGACGATTGGTGCTCGCTCGCGGTTTCATTGCCCCTTTATGCATCTTTGCACCGCGTCCGCGCTCATACAGCACGAGACCGGCAGGAGACAGTCTGCGAGATCCGCACGACATTCTCCGGCGGTGACAGTGTGCGCATTTCAGATGAGGTGTTCGATCTGCTGATGCAGGTCAAAGGCGAGGCCGTCCTCCGCGACCTATTCAACTCGATGGCATTGGATCAAGCCGATCGCGAAGCTCTCGTCGAAGAGCTCTGCAGCTTGTGGGAACAGCGCCGTATTCGTCTGCACCCTCCTTCACGCGCGACTTGCGCGGAGGATGGTCGTGATCAGATGAAGAGCCAGCATAAAGCTCGATGAATGCATACGGCCACTCATTGTTCGAAATGTGAGCGTTGGGGGGCCATAAAGAGAACGCACGTCGGTGATCGCGCG includes the following:
- a CDS encoding ABC transporter permease codes for the protein MRITFGAAMPANALNWVAVWRRNYLAWRKVALASLVGNLADPMTNLLGLGFGLGLIVGRVNGTSYVDFLVGGMVATSAMTSASFEMLYATFARMHTQRTWEAMLCTQLTLGDILLGEVAWAASKALLAGTGITIVAAGLGYAAWPSMLYALPAIVLTGVVFASLAMVVISMAPSYDYFVFYQTLVVTPMIFLCGAVVPTTQLPAAFQLVASLLPLQHSIELIRPAMLGRPADGVGMHIVALCIYAVVPFLSSVALLLRRLMR
- a CDS encoding carbamoyltransferase is translated as MLCLGVSGGLDKVYECRPELPSTFLHDGAAVLVRDGRVIAAVEEERLNRIKHSNKFPSQSIQYCLDAAGVRLSDVDRIAFYATEAYCNAMLERLFVLQPSDSIPMDARLLLRGMLAQEFSTEVDPSRVSFVSHHQAHAVSAFAMSGFERGLILAIDGGGEFLSGLVAIGSGTEVNQLESFPESNSLGLFYLETIRYLGYGLFDEYKVMGLAPYGDPAPYRKLFEQFYELSENGRYRLYLDRIGPALVRAIQVRRRGMPFTQQHRDVSASLQEALERIVFHILRHYREDTGLKRLCLSGGVAHNCTMNGKLLYSELFEEIFVQPAAHDAGCALGAALMASQEVGQPAPRERLQEVYWGPGLGPDRAVEGELNAWAGHLVIERSDDVAGRAADWMANGAVIGWVQGRSEFGPRALGNRSILADPRPAANKDRINAIVKKREGYRPFAPSVLEEDASEYFELPARTREIPFMNFVVRVREAKRGLLGAITHVDGTARLQTVSRRSNPTYWGLIDEFKKRTGIPVLLNTSFNNNAEPIVASVADAIATFLTTKLDALVVGPFLVKKRTATLDDWCSLAVSLPLYASLHRVRAHTARDRQETVCEIRTTFSGGDSVRISDEVFDLLMQVKGEAVLRDLFNSMALDQADREALVEELCSLWEQRRIRLHPPSRATCAEDGRDQMKSQHKAR